Proteins from a genomic interval of Acidobacteriota bacterium:
- a CDS encoding alpha/beta fold hydrolase, translated as MRETKFICGITLILMTVLAIPVAAQVQTEVPPVIPGAKPVQVERIKIHGTALEGNLEGDAVDRDVLVFLPPSYAKEKSRRYPVVYALHGYSIGAEQWSKEIHVPQTIEGAFAQGAKEVIVVLPDSKTVHNGSMYSSSVTTGDFENFIARDVVAFIDAHYRTFPNRLSRGLVGHSMGGYGATRIGMKHSDVFGSLYIMSPCCLSARQAGPANPELEKTLAEVKTPEDSAKLPFGPRAQLATAAAWSPNPKNPPLYLDLPMKDGKPQPDVLAKWAANAPLAFIDQYIGNLRQYRAISMDVGDKDGLRTDTNKLHDAMDKYGIANGFDLYQGTHTSAVAVRFQNYVMPFFSKHLCFSKDCR; from the coding sequence ATGCGAGAAACGAAATTCATTTGTGGAATAACGCTGATTTTAATGACTGTGCTCGCGATACCGGTCGCGGCACAGGTTCAAACCGAAGTTCCTCCGGTCATACCGGGCGCGAAGCCAGTGCAGGTCGAGCGCATCAAGATTCACGGCACCGCGCTGGAAGGCAATCTGGAAGGGGATGCGGTTGACCGCGATGTCCTGGTGTTTTTGCCGCCGAGCTACGCCAAAGAAAAATCCCGGCGGTATCCGGTCGTCTACGCCTTGCACGGATATTCCATCGGTGCGGAACAATGGAGCAAGGAAATTCACGTCCCGCAAACCATCGAAGGCGCATTCGCCCAGGGCGCGAAAGAGGTAATCGTCGTATTGCCCGATTCCAAAACTGTGCATAACGGCTCGATGTATTCGAGTTCCGTCACCACCGGAGATTTTGAAAACTTCATTGCGCGCGATGTCGTGGCGTTCATTGACGCGCATTACCGGACGTTTCCCAATCGGCTGAGCCGTGGGTTGGTCGGTCATTCGATGGGCGGGTACGGCGCGACGCGTATCGGCATGAAGCATTCCGATGTGTTCGGCAGCCTGTACATTATGAGTCCGTGTTGTTTGTCTGCGCGCCAAGCCGGCCCGGCGAACCCGGAACTGGAAAAGACGCTGGCCGAAGTGAAAACGCCCGAAGATTCCGCCAAACTGCCGTTTGGCCCGCGCGCTCAGTTGGCGACTGCCGCCGCTTGGTCGCCGAATCCGAAAAATCCTCCGCTGTACCTTGATCTGCCGATGAAAGACGGTAAACCGCAGCCGGACGTATTGGCCAAATGGGCGGCGAATGCGCCGCTGGCTTTCATTGACCAATACATCGGCAATTTGCGCCAATACCGCGCGATTTCGATGGATGTCGGCGACAAAGACGGATTGCGGACTGATACCAACAAACTTCACGATGCGATGGACAAATACGGTATCGCGAACGGCTTCGACTTGTACCAAGGCACGCACACCAGTGCTGTGGCTGTGCGGTTTCAGAATTATGTGATGCCGTTCTTCAGCAAGCATCTGTGTTTCAGCAAAGATTGTAGGTAA
- a CDS encoding aminotransferase class V-fold PLP-dependent enzyme, translating to MASSKKAWEWLGNGFSRRELFRQGGLAALFAGLSHGSALAATESAEAAQVGQKIYQSLGVRPLINCRGTYTIISGSLELPEVRAAKEAAAMHYVHLDELMDAVGKRLAELTQAEWGIVTSGCHAALAHATAACVAGANPDKHVRIPNLSGFAKDEVIMPKQSRNVYDSSVRSIGVRVIEANTPEEFEAALGPRTAMVYVMAGPRHESGPMALEVLTAMANKKNVPVLVDAAAEVLTIPNVHLQKGAALVGYSGGKCLRGPQCAGLLLGRKDLVKAAWVHSAPHHGYGRSMKVGKEEVMGMLAAVEMWVKRDHQAEWNQWVAWMEHIAKRVSAVAGVTATVQADDRPLSNRSPSLSIRWDSAKLGMTGADLIKILLNTEPRITVSGGGRGESPTDTGISITAYMMSPGDEKVVAERLHALLSNPPRIAPPPTPKPPVADLSGQWDVHIDYIGGSSEHALHLRQQGSQITGSHQGDYVSRELYGTIDGDTVRLASSYTEEHGDNLSYTFTGTVNEDALSGTLDLGEYLTAKWTAKRHNFRRAIR from the coding sequence ATGGCTTCATCGAAAAAAGCTTGGGAATGGTTGGGAAATGGCTTCAGCCGGCGCGAATTGTTTCGCCAGGGCGGACTGGCCGCGCTGTTTGCCGGTTTATCGCACGGCTCCGCGCTGGCCGCAACGGAATCCGCCGAAGCGGCGCAAGTCGGCCAAAAGATTTATCAATCGCTAGGCGTGCGTCCGCTTATCAACTGCCGAGGGACATATACCATCATCAGCGGCTCGCTGGAATTGCCGGAGGTGCGCGCGGCGAAAGAAGCCGCCGCGATGCATTACGTCCATTTGGATGAATTGATGGACGCGGTTGGCAAGCGCTTGGCTGAGTTGACTCAGGCGGAATGGGGCATCGTCACTTCCGGTTGTCACGCGGCCTTGGCGCACGCCACAGCGGCCTGCGTTGCCGGAGCCAATCCCGACAAACACGTGCGCATTCCCAATCTCAGCGGCTTTGCCAAAGACGAAGTGATTATGCCCAAGCAATCGCGCAACGTGTACGATTCTTCCGTGCGCTCCATCGGTGTCCGCGTAATTGAAGCCAACACGCCCGAAGAATTTGAAGCGGCGCTCGGACCTCGAACGGCGATGGTATATGTGATGGCCGGGCCGCGCCACGAATCCGGTCCGATGGCGCTGGAAGTACTGACCGCGATGGCGAATAAGAAAAACGTTCCGGTGTTGGTAGACGCCGCGGCGGAGGTTTTGACCATTCCCAACGTCCACTTGCAAAAAGGCGCAGCGCTGGTCGGATACAGCGGCGGCAAATGCCTGCGCGGGCCGCAATGCGCCGGGTTGCTGCTGGGGCGCAAAGATTTGGTCAAAGCCGCCTGGGTTCACAGCGCGCCGCATCACGGTTACGGTCGCAGCATGAAAGTCGGCAAAGAAGAAGTGATGGGCATGCTCGCCGCCGTCGAAATGTGGGTGAAACGCGACCACCAAGCCGAATGGAACCAGTGGGTCGCGTGGATGGAACACATCGCCAAGCGCGTTTCCGCCGTCGCGGGCGTCACGGCCACCGTGCAGGCTGATGACCGCCCACTCTCCAATCGCAGCCCAAGCCTGAGCATTCGCTGGGACAGCGCGAAGTTGGGGATGACGGGTGCGGATTTGATCAAGATACTCCTGAACACCGAGCCGCGCATCACCGTCAGCGGTGGCGGCAGAGGCGAAAGCCCCACCGATACCGGCATTTCGATCACGGCTTATATGATGTCGCCTGGCGACGAAAAAGTCGTGGCCGAACGGCTTCACGCATTGCTTTCCAATCCACCACGGATTGCTCCCCCGCCTACGCCGAAACCGCCCGTGGCTGATCTGAGCGGCCAATGGGATGTGCACATTGATTATATCGGCGGCAGTTCCGAACACGCCCTGCACTTGCGCCAGCAAGGCAGCCAGATCACCGGATCGCATCAGGGAGATTATGTCTCGCGCGAACTGTACGGCACGATTGACGGCGACACCGTGCGGCTCGCCAGTTCCTATACCGAAGAGCACGGGGACAATCTTTCTTACACGTTTACAGGAACGGTGAATGAAGACGCGCTTTCCGGCACGCTCGACCTCGGCGAATATCTGACTGCAAAATGGACGGCCAAGCGGCACAACTTTCGCCGCGCGATTCGGTAG
- a CDS encoding DinB family protein — MNNPKSLITALEDAPGIIIPLIHEMPPENLKRRPSPNKWSVHEHACHLADVDTLYRSRLELILSDPAPYIPGVLPTPEEEAGSLLKLDLETALECYARDRIRLVERLRMLSAEDWQRTAEHEECAHYSVFIMFRQLWLHEVFHAYRIEELVLKKDWPSTTSQT; from the coding sequence ATGAACAATCCTAAAAGCCTGATTACTGCCTTGGAAGATGCTCCTGGCATCATTATTCCTCTGATTCACGAAATGCCGCCTGAAAATCTGAAGCGGCGGCCCAGTCCGAACAAATGGTCTGTGCATGAGCATGCCTGCCATCTGGCAGATGTAGACACGTTGTACCGTTCGCGCTTAGAGTTGATCCTGTCTGATCCGGCGCCGTATATCCCAGGCGTTCTCCCTACGCCGGAAGAAGAAGCAGGTTCACTGTTAAAGCTCGATTTAGAAACTGCGCTTGAATGCTATGCGCGGGATCGCATTCGTCTGGTGGAACGGTTGAGAATGTTGTCCGCTGAGGATTGGCAGCGAACCGCCGAGCACGAAGAGTGCGCGCATTACTCCGTGTTTATTATGTTTCGGCAGCTTTGGTTGCATGAAGTATTTCATGCCTACAGGATCGAAGAACTGGTGCTGAAAAAAGATTGGCCGTCAACCACATCCCAAACTTGA
- a CDS encoding alpha-N-arabinofuranosidase, whose amino-acid sequence MRTFTARLFATIVVVSLLFIGVPRVNSQTPQARIKIDTDRTIGEVNPLLFGNFAEHLGRMIYGGIYEEGSPLADKDGYRKDVMEAVKQLNVTILRWPGGNFASGYNWQDGIGPKAERPVRMDLAWNDLESNRFGTDEYLRYCEMIGAEPYICINLGLGTIDDARHWVEYCNVEKNTYWADQRRKNGRDKPYKVKYWALGNEIDGPWQLGHKNAEEYSKFALEAAKAMRSTDNSIKLIASGSSNYGPTADWMHWNRTVLETLRNQADYIALHTYINNRDNDFEKFMANSQTIENYINVTASQIKEAQNRQQNPRPIYIAYDEWNVWYRAFNEKKLEEPYNFEDALAMGMFFNSFFRHADVVKMANLAQMVNVIAPITTNKQGLFLQTIYFPLVEFTKQKNNQSLDVFVSAPTYKVGNRPALPYLDVSTTYNAAEKTLYVNVLNRSKDKDITTRIDNQEGQLTNAIDVWELNHPDLKATHTFGDDKKVRPVTRNITATVENNGFNYTFPAHSLTILRLRLK is encoded by the coding sequence ATGCGCACATTTACGGCGCGTTTGTTCGCCACCATCGTTGTCGTTTCCCTGCTGTTCATCGGCGTTCCCCGTGTCAACAGTCAAACACCGCAAGCGCGCATCAAGATTGATACAGACCGCACCATCGGCGAAGTCAACCCACTGCTGTTTGGCAATTTCGCCGAACATTTGGGACGAATGATTTACGGCGGCATTTACGAAGAAGGCAGCCCGCTTGCCGACAAAGACGGTTATCGCAAAGACGTGATGGAAGCCGTCAAACAACTGAACGTCACAATTTTGCGTTGGCCAGGCGGCAATTTCGCATCGGGGTACAACTGGCAAGACGGCATTGGTCCCAAAGCCGAGCGCCCAGTGCGAATGGATCTGGCCTGGAATGACCTGGAAAGCAATCGGTTTGGCACCGATGAATATTTGAGGTATTGCGAAATGATTGGCGCCGAACCGTACATCTGCATCAATCTGGGGCTGGGGACGATTGATGATGCGCGGCATTGGGTTGAATACTGCAACGTGGAAAAGAACACCTATTGGGCGGATCAACGCCGCAAAAATGGACGCGATAAACCATACAAAGTGAAGTACTGGGCGCTCGGCAACGAGATTGACGGCCCGTGGCAACTCGGCCACAAGAACGCCGAAGAGTATTCCAAATTCGCCCTGGAAGCCGCCAAGGCCATGCGTTCCACCGATAACAGCATCAAGCTGATTGCCAGCGGTTCAAGCAATTACGGCCCGACGGCGGACTGGATGCACTGGAACCGCACGGTGCTGGAAACGTTGCGCAATCAAGCCGATTACATTGCGCTGCACACGTATATCAACAATCGCGATAATGATTTCGAGAAGTTTATGGCCAATTCGCAAACGATTGAGAATTACATCAATGTCACTGCCAGCCAGATCAAGGAAGCGCAAAACCGCCAGCAGAACCCGCGTCCGATTTACATCGCCTACGACGAATGGAATGTCTGGTATCGCGCTTTCAACGAAAAGAAACTCGAAGAGCCTTACAACTTTGAAGATGCGCTGGCGATGGGAATGTTTTTCAATTCGTTCTTCCGCCACGCCGATGTCGTGAAGATGGCGAATCTGGCGCAGATGGTGAACGTCATCGCGCCGATCACAACCAACAAACAGGGGCTGTTTTTGCAAACGATCTATTTCCCGCTGGTGGAATTTACCAAACAGAAAAACAATCAATCGTTGGATGTGTTTGTTTCTGCGCCAACCTATAAAGTCGGCAATCGCCCGGCGCTTCCTTATCTGGATGTTTCGACCACCTACAACGCGGCGGAAAAAACTCTTTACGTCAACGTGCTGAACCGCAGCAAGGACAAAGACATCACGACACGCATTGACAATCAGGAAGGCCAACTGACGAACGCGATTGACGTCTGGGAACTGAACCATCCCGACCTGAAAGCGACACACACGTTTGGCGACGACAAGAAGGTCCGGCCCGTCACGCGCAACATTACCGCGACGGTGGAAAACAACGGATTCAATTATACCTTTCCAGCGCATTCGCTGACGATTTTGCGGTTGCGATTGAAATAA
- a CDS encoding class I SAM-dependent methyltransferase, whose protein sequence is MTNNQIRFDDGAAYERYMGKWSQLAGETFLDWLAPKSGLRWLDVGCGNGAFTELLGERCAPVSIEGVDPSEGQLAFARTRPVASVAQFHQGDAMALPFPDDSFDVAVMPLVIFFVPEPAKGVAEMARVVCPGGIVTAYGWDMLGGGFPYEALLSEMRGLGIAVPEPPNPGAASINTLRDLWTDARLEAVETREIIVQRTFADFDDYWTTVLGAPSVGSKLAAMTSEEVAQLKEILRIRLSTDAAGRITYSARANAVTGRVRS, encoded by the coding sequence ATGACAAATAACCAAATTCGCTTTGATGATGGAGCAGCCTATGAACGTTACATGGGCAAATGGAGCCAGTTGGCGGGGGAAACATTTCTCGACTGGCTGGCTCCGAAATCGGGGTTGCGTTGGCTGGACGTTGGGTGTGGCAACGGCGCCTTTACCGAATTGCTGGGCGAACGGTGCGCGCCGGTTTCAATTGAAGGGGTAGACCCGTCGGAAGGGCAGCTTGCCTTTGCGCGTACACGACCCGTGGCGAGCGTTGCACAATTCCATCAGGGTGATGCGATGGCGCTGCCGTTTCCCGACGACTCGTTCGACGTAGCGGTGATGCCGCTGGTGATTTTCTTTGTTCCCGAACCGGCGAAGGGTGTCGCCGAAATGGCGCGCGTGGTTTGTCCCGGCGGCATCGTGACGGCTTATGGATGGGATATGCTGGGCGGCGGCTTTCCTTACGAAGCGTTGTTGAGCGAGATGCGCGGACTTGGCATTGCCGTTCCGGAACCGCCGAATCCGGGCGCGGCTTCCATCAACACGCTGCGGGATTTGTGGACGGATGCGCGGTTGGAAGCCGTCGAAACGCGGGAAATCATTGTGCAGCGGACATTCGCCGATTTCGATGATTATTGGACAACGGTTCTGGGCGCGCCGAGTGTCGGTTCAAAACTCGCCGCGATGACCTCCGAAGAGGTAGCGCAACTCAAAGAAATCTTGCGCATACGCTTGTCCACAGACGCCGCTGGCCGCATCACCTACAGCGCTCGTGCGAACGCCGTGACAGGTCGCGTGCGAAGCTAA
- a CDS encoding ankyrin repeat domain-containing protein translates to METLLQSIVDDDRKRVGKLLAADRSLVSQRINEARFYDSKIFHWLYVGDTALHLAAAGYRVEIVRQLLDAGADPNAAMNHRRSTPLHYAADGYIVGSAWNPKLQEQTINCLLAVGANIHAQDKNGASALHRAVRTRCALATNVLLKAGADSALRNKPGSTPFHLAVQNTGRGGSGAEEAKAAQREIIEVFLQFGVSPAIKDSKGKSVLDWAKSDWIREMLEEAKV, encoded by the coding sequence ATGGAAACCCTGCTGCAATCCATTGTGGATGATGACCGAAAGAGGGTCGGCAAGTTACTGGCTGCCGACAGGTCGCTTGTTTCCCAGCGCATCAATGAAGCCAGATTTTACGATTCGAAGATTTTTCATTGGCTTTACGTTGGCGATACGGCGTTGCATTTGGCTGCCGCCGGGTATCGAGTCGAGATCGTTCGCCAGTTGCTCGACGCCGGAGCAGACCCGAATGCGGCGATGAATCATCGCCGGAGCACACCGCTTCATTACGCGGCGGACGGATACATTGTTGGGTCTGCTTGGAATCCAAAGTTACAGGAGCAGACAATTAACTGTCTGCTTGCGGTGGGCGCGAACATCCACGCCCAGGACAAAAACGGCGCATCCGCTTTGCATCGAGCCGTACGCACGCGATGCGCTCTAGCCACGAATGTATTGCTCAAAGCGGGTGCCGACTCAGCGTTGAGGAACAAGCCCGGTTCGACGCCGTTCCATCTGGCGGTGCAAAACACCGGTCGCGGAGGAAGTGGCGCGGAGGAAGCCAAAGCCGCACAGCGAGAAATCATCGAAGTATTTCTACAGTTCGGCGTCAGTCCCGCGATCAAAGACAGCAAGGGAAAATCTGTTCTGGATTGGGCAAAGAGCGATTGGATTCGGGAAATGCTGGAAGAAGCGAAGGTCTGA
- a CDS encoding amidohydrolase/deacetylase family metallohydrolase encodes MTSIKQRIFVVMCVLFCWAGNVSAQQKYDLLLKGGHVIDPKNNISAVRDVAIVNGKVAAVAAKINPADAFKVVDVSGYYVTPGLIDIHVHVYAGTGERASYAGDNSLYPDGFTFRVGVTTVADAGCAGWRNFEDFKQRIMDRSKTRVLAFLNIVGNGMRGGKFEQDLTDMEIKPAADMAKRYPGLIIGIKTAHYAGPEWTPVEHAVEAGTAANIPVMVDFGANHPDTRPLSELVTKKLRPGDIYTHVYSGLRNEQLENGKVNPALWEARKRGVIFDVGHGGGSFLWRVAVPAMKEGFVPDSISTDLHIGSMNAGMKDMLNVMDKFLAMGMSVDDVIARSTWNPAREIKREDLGNLSVGAVADIAVFSLEKGKFGFTDMNGARMRGTQKLTCEVTLRDGKVVYDLNGLTRPDWDTLPPNYPRVGDARWDAVTPAPANRRPR; translated from the coding sequence ATGACTTCTATCAAACAACGCATATTTGTCGTGATGTGTGTCCTTTTTTGCTGGGCGGGCAATGTTTCGGCTCAGCAAAAATACGATCTGCTCTTAAAAGGCGGCCATGTCATTGATCCCAAAAACAACATCAGCGCGGTTCGGGATGTGGCCATTGTGAATGGAAAAGTCGCCGCGGTGGCGGCCAAAATCAATCCGGCGGACGCCTTCAAGGTGGTGGATGTTTCGGGGTATTACGTTACGCCGGGACTGATTGACATTCACGTTCACGTGTACGCGGGAACGGGCGAACGCGCTTCTTATGCCGGTGATAACAGCCTGTATCCCGACGGCTTCACGTTCCGCGTGGGAGTCACCACGGTAGCCGATGCCGGATGCGCTGGGTGGCGAAATTTTGAAGATTTCAAACAGCGCATCATGGATCGCTCCAAAACGCGCGTGCTGGCTTTCTTGAACATCGTCGGTAACGGCATGCGCGGCGGAAAGTTCGAACAGGATTTGACCGATATGGAAATCAAACCAGCGGCGGACATGGCGAAGCGTTATCCGGGATTGATCATTGGCATCAAAACCGCGCATTACGCCGGACCGGAATGGACGCCGGTTGAACACGCCGTCGAAGCGGGCACGGCGGCCAACATTCCCGTAATGGTGGATTTCGGCGCCAATCACCCCGACACGCGCCCGCTGAGCGAGCTCGTCACCAAAAAGCTGCGACCCGGCGACATTTACACGCATGTGTATTCCGGGTTGCGCAATGAGCAGCTTGAAAACGGCAAGGTCAACCCGGCGCTTTGGGAAGCGCGCAAACGCGGCGTGATTTTTGACGTGGGCCACGGCGGCGGCAGCTTTTTGTGGCGCGTCGCCGTCCCGGCGATGAAAGAGGGATTCGTTCCTGATTCCATTTCCACCGATTTGCACATCGGCAGCATGAACGCCGGGATGAAAGACATGCTCAATGTGATGGACAAGTTTCTGGCGATGGGCATGTCCGTTGACGATGTGATTGCGCGCTCGACGTGGAATCCTGCGCGCGAAATCAAACGTGAAGACCTGGGCAACCTTTCCGTTGGCGCGGTGGCCGACATCGCCGTGTTCAGCCTGGAAAAAGGCAAATTCGGTTTCACGGATATGAACGGTGCGCGAATGCGTGGTACGCAAAAACTTACCTGCGAAGTGACGTTGCGCGACGGGAAAGTCGTTTACGATTTGAACGGCCTGACACGACCGGACTGGGACACGTTGCCGCCCAACTATCCGCGCGTTGGTGACGCGCGTTGGGATGCGGTAACGCCCGCTCCCGCCAATCGCAGACCGCGGTAG
- a CDS encoding esterase codes for MKQFRIILLAGLCWVFFATLCYAQEAGDFQPASTNVWGAEYPKVDSQGRVLLRIKAPDATKVRINFWSNPKAEMTKQADGFWTFTTPPMVPGLHYYNFVVDGAEVSDTGSQSFFGGSKYASAVEVPEAGSTYYSIQDVPHGQVREVWYNSKITGSWRHAMVYLPPSYESQTRQRFPVLYLQHGGGEDETGWIRQGRANVILDNLLAEGKCKPMIIVMAYGYARRAGQPAPSVTGPPTSPDRAKAMQEMFSAFEDDLTQALIPFVDKTYRTLANRENRAMAGLSMGGMQTFQITLKHLDTFAYIGGFSGSGGGMGGGPVDLKTAFGGAMSDAAAFNKKVRLVWVGIGTKEPERMYQGVNNFHKTLESGGIKHVYYESPGTDHEWQTWRRDLKDFAPRLFR; via the coding sequence ATGAAGCAATTTAGGATTATTCTGCTTGCAGGCCTATGTTGGGTATTTTTTGCAACACTCTGTTATGCACAAGAGGCAGGCGATTTTCAGCCGGCTTCGACGAACGTGTGGGGCGCGGAATACCCGAAAGTAGACAGTCAGGGCCGCGTCCTGTTGCGCATCAAAGCGCCGGATGCCACCAAAGTCAGAATCAATTTCTGGAGCAATCCGAAAGCCGAGATGACGAAACAGGCAGATGGATTCTGGACGTTCACAACGCCGCCGATGGTTCCCGGCTTGCATTACTACAACTTCGTCGTGGATGGCGCGGAGGTCAGCGACACGGGCAGCCAGTCCTTTTTTGGAGGCAGCAAATACGCCAGCGCCGTTGAAGTGCCAGAAGCCGGGTCAACCTATTATTCGATTCAGGATGTGCCGCACGGACAGGTGCGCGAGGTTTGGTACAACTCGAAAATCACGGGCAGTTGGCGGCACGCGATGGTCTATTTGCCGCCGAGTTACGAATCGCAAACCAGGCAGCGCTTTCCCGTGTTGTATTTGCAGCACGGCGGCGGCGAAGACGAAACGGGCTGGATTCGACAGGGGCGCGCCAACGTCATCCTCGACAATCTGCTGGCCGAAGGGAAGTGCAAACCGATGATTATCGTGATGGCGTATGGCTACGCGCGCCGCGCCGGTCAACCCGCGCCCTCCGTCACTGGCCCGCCCACTTCGCCAGACCGTGCGAAGGCGATGCAGGAAATGTTTTCCGCCTTTGAAGACGATCTGACACAAGCGTTGATTCCATTTGTTGATAAAACCTACCGCACGCTGGCCAACCGCGAAAACCGTGCGATGGCGGGACTTTCGATGGGCGGGATGCAGACGTTCCAGATCACGCTAAAACACCTCGATACGTTTGCTTACATCGGCGGATTCAGCGGCTCTGGCGGCGGTATGGGCGGAGGCCCAGTTGATCTTAAAACTGCCTTTGGCGGAGCCATGAGCGATGCGGCGGCCTTCAATAAAAAAGTCCGTCTCGTGTGGGTAGGCATCGGCACCAAAGAACCGGAGCGGATGTATCAAGGCGTCAACAATTTTCACAAAACGTTGGAGAGCGGAGGCATCAAGCACGTCTATTACGAATCGCCCGGTACCGATCACGAATGGCAAACATGGCGGCGCGATCTGAAAGACTTCGCGCCAAGACTGTTTCGATGA
- a CDS encoding PQQ-binding-like beta-propeller repeat protein: MNRICFVMTASGRLMRLAGLASALCLSSLAVFGQDIAWPQFRGPNSNPVGTHAQLAERWSKTENIEWAQEVPGRGWSSPIVTGDKIFLTTATTEGKSKPPQTGTEYSNEYVAELQKQGLPMDKVIEKVTERDIELPKEVMLHYFVYCLNLKSGKVEWQKEFFAGHPPGGRHRKNSFTSESPVTDGKFVYVYVANLGLWAFDLKGKQVWTTTLEANPIYLDFGTGSSPALVNNLLVILNDNEKQQFIAAFDKQTGKEVWRTNREIGPKGRRSAWVTPYVWPHTLRTEIVAVGPGEVVSYDLTGKELWRMSGMSGSPIPMPFAYDGLLYIDGGRGASLVAVRPGAKGDISLAKGETSNEYVVWSQARAGTYLPSPVAYEGGVYSLTETGILTRFDAKTGKQTYKTRIDPSATAFTTSPWAYNGKLFCLSEEGQTFVIAAGEEFKLLHQNDLDDFTLASPAIVGERLLLRTEHRLYSIRRKK; this comes from the coding sequence ATGAATAGAATTTGTTTTGTAATGACCGCTTCTGGAAGATTGATGCGCTTGGCCGGTTTGGCGAGCGCGCTGTGTTTATCGTCGCTCGCAGTTTTCGGCCAGGACATCGCTTGGCCGCAGTTTCGCGGGCCGAACTCAAATCCCGTGGGAACGCACGCGCAGTTGGCTGAGCGCTGGTCGAAGACCGAAAACATTGAATGGGCGCAGGAAGTTCCTGGGCGCGGATGGTCATCGCCCATTGTGACAGGCGACAAAATTTTTCTGACCACCGCCACGACGGAAGGCAAATCGAAGCCGCCGCAAACCGGCACGGAATACAGCAATGAATATGTCGCGGAGTTGCAGAAACAGGGGCTGCCAATGGACAAGGTCATTGAGAAAGTGACCGAACGCGACATTGAACTGCCGAAAGAAGTGATGCTGCATTATTTCGTTTATTGCCTGAACCTGAAGAGCGGCAAGGTGGAATGGCAGAAAGAGTTTTTCGCCGGACATCCGCCCGGCGGGCGGCATCGCAAAAACAGCTTTACTTCGGAAAGTCCTGTCACCGATGGAAAGTTCGTTTACGTGTACGTGGCGAATCTGGGATTGTGGGCGTTTGATTTGAAAGGCAAACAGGTGTGGACGACGACGCTGGAAGCGAATCCGATTTACCTGGATTTCGGGACGGGAAGTTCGCCCGCGCTGGTCAATAACCTGTTGGTGATTCTGAACGACAACGAAAAACAGCAATTCATTGCGGCATTCGATAAACAAACGGGCAAAGAGGTCTGGCGCACGAATCGGGAAATCGGTCCCAAAGGGCGGCGATCAGCCTGGGTAACGCCGTATGTTTGGCCGCATACGTTGCGCACGGAAATCGTCGCGGTAGGGCCGGGCGAAGTGGTGAGTTATGACCTGACGGGTAAAGAATTGTGGCGAATGTCGGGAATGTCCGGGTCGCCAATTCCAATGCCCTTTGCGTATGACGGATTACTGTACATTGACGGCGGGCGAGGCGCGAGCCTTGTCGCGGTTCGTCCCGGTGCGAAAGGCGACATATCTTTGGCAAAAGGCGAAACCTCGAACGAATACGTCGTCTGGTCGCAAGCGCGCGCGGGAACCTATCTGCCATCGCCCGTCGCTTATGAAGGCGGTGTGTACTCGCTGACCGAAACGGGAATTTTGACGCGCTTTGACGCCAAAACCGGCAAACAGACGTACAAAACGCGGATTGATCCTTCGGCAACGGCTTTTACAACTTCGCCGTGGGCATACAACGGCAAGCTGTTTTGCCTGAGCGAAGAGGGCCAGACCTTCGTCATCGCGGCGGGCGAAGAGTTCAAACTGTTGCACCAGAACGATCTGGACGATTTCACGCTTGCGTCACCGGCAATCGTGGGCGAACGGTTGTTGCTGCGAACGGAGCATCGGCTGTATTCGATTCGCCGCAAAAAATAA